Proteins encoded together in one Felis catus isolate Fca126 chromosome B3, F.catus_Fca126_mat1.0, whole genome shotgun sequence window:
- the EMC7 gene encoding ER membrane protein complex subunit 7: MAAILWGFFFVLLLLLSGDAQSSELPGATADGSGGIGVGIGDRFKIEGRAVVPGVKPQDWISAARVLVDGEEHVGFLKTDGSFVVHDIPSGSYVVEVISPAYRFDPVRVDITSKGKMRARYVNYIKTSEVVRLPYPLQMKSSGPPSYFIKRESWGWTDFLMNPMVMMMVLPLLIFVLLPKVVNTSDPDMRREMEQSMNMLNSNHELPDVSEFMTRLFSSKSSGKSSSGSSKTGKSGAGKRR; encoded by the exons ATGGCGGCCATTCTGTGGGGCTTCTTTTTCGTCCTTCTGCTGTTGCTATCAGGGGATGCCCAGAGCTCGGAGCTGCCTGGGGCTACGGCCGATGGGTCAGGAGGGATTGGGGTCGGCATAGGAGATCGCTTCAAGATTGAGGGACGTGCGGTTGTTCCAGGGGTGAAGCCCCAGGATTGGATCTCGGCAGCCCGAGTGCTGGTAGACGGAGAAGAGCACGTCGGGTTCCTTAA gacAGATGGGAGTTTTGTGGTTCATGATATACCTTCTGGATCTTATGTAGTAGAAGTTATATCTCCAGCTTACAGGTTTGATCCTGTCCGAGTGGATAtcacttcaaaaggaaaaatgag AGCAAGATATGTGAATTACATCAAAACATCAGAAGTGGTCAGACTTCCCTATCCTCTCCAAATGAAATCTTCAGGCCCACCTTCTTACTTTATTAAGAGGGAATCATGGGGCTGGACAGACTTTCTAATGAACCCAATG gTTATGATGATGGTTCTTCCATTATTGATATTTGTGCTTCTGCCCAAAGTGGTCAACACAAGTGATCCTGACATGAGACGG GAGATGGAACAGTCAATGAATATGCTGAATTCCAACCATGAATTGCCTGATGTTTCTGAGTTCATGACAAGACTCTTCTCTTCAAAATCATCTGGCAAGTCGAGCAGCGGCAGCAGTAAAACAGGCAAAAGTGGGGCTGGCAAAAGGAGGTAG